Proteins encoded together in one Vigna angularis cultivar LongXiaoDou No.4 chromosome 5, ASM1680809v1, whole genome shotgun sequence window:
- the LOC108322085 gene encoding ethylene-responsive transcription factor 5-like — protein MTTRSESVTPGSKPQIIDLDTPNPLTSLHKKPQLNWKPSLQIFLPKKAKWIIFGKPDPNLTVVLLENQPEKKHYRGVHQRPWVKFAAEIRNPNKRGSRVWLGTFDIAIEVAKAYDCVGFRLRDSKAILNFSLEAGMVSGVVEAEGERKRQREEKEVEEVKSVVKKEKTMEQEVNCFREMPLTPLTPISNLI, from the exons ATGACGACGAGGTCGGAATCGGTGACGCCAGG TTCCAAACCCCAAATAATCGACCTCGACACCCCCAATCCCCTCACATCGCTTCACAAGAAACCTCAATTAAATTGGAAACCTTCTCTGCAAATCTTTCTCCCCAAGAAGGCCAAGTGGATCATATTTGGGAAACCGGATCCCAACCTGACTGTGGTATTGCTAGAGAACCAGCCAGAGAAGAAGCACTACAGAGGAGTCCACCAGCGGCCTTGGGTAAAGTTCGCCGCCGAGATCCGCAACCCGAACAAGCGCGGGTCGAGAGTGTGGCTTGGAACCTTTGACATCGCCATCGAGGTCGCCAAGGCCTACGACTGTGTTGGCTTCAGGCTCCGTGACTCAAAGGCCATTCTCAACTTCTCGCTTGAAGCAGGCATGGTAAGCGGCGTCGTCGAGGCCGAAGGCGAAAGGAAACGACAACGCGAGGAGAAGGAGGTAGAGGAAGTGAAGTCGGtggtgaagaaggagaaaacaaTGGAACAGGAGGTGAACTGTTTTCGGGAGATGCCGTTAACGCCTTTAACTCCAATCTCGAACCTAATTTGA
- the LOC108322091 gene encoding uncharacterized protein LOC108322091 isoform X1, producing MAQISETNQMILKNLMEEKQLDFDQPLLSVRRISSTVASEKENKRKPHKAVPKRPPLPFYKSDLKSGPVSNPGTVPFVWEKIPGKPKNESRLQTQAVEQASVAPKLPPGRVLKADQQDSDKVPKVTSVTQSSTESSVSDPEHAASLDNQVTKHESPKEVIEKASSGSDNEDETYLDALDTLSRTESFFMSCSVSGLSEWDDHEVQPSGSFPTDQQARDFIIDRFLPAAKAMASETPSLQHHSRKPLVALEQPKLIRKVVTGATSRPLNEKWQKVLPHYVQDTGREGSEDESDDNDGYENYAPKVCGLFPRFCLLNPVPGLKMEGRIPSSTSHGVQNKSIASHRRTAKEHGRTANNVKMSLNSQSGFTKEKKDFGTAEKSEHGIDPPRRGCSKSLTSESSQFESSSESPVVEKTLYVDSVHEVKSSNACSSATNHRGDDFDTSRKDTDLDKNLCIDYSIEESKHLGIVDEKTVLQAKSSASLDSSLLVDADNANDDLQMELKNHPNKICPEEQELTKPNYQGNNLDHALVALSSPAMVESRKRESESKVFSIKEGSNAPVSWRNKKFTSDLKFDSKGLSATKVFDEECTLRSSEDPSTLTCSKVVGDTKLYIKLGHGETLNASSTKHPLALPSPKAPSESWLKRTLPTVSSKNIFLRSKLATHLPAPAQTPSTALPDPKWERIVKSSKANHGHLQFAEELLPTIPEA from the exons ATGGCTCAAATTTCGG AAACAAATCAGATGATTCTAAAGAATCTGATGGAAGAAAAGCAGTTAGATTTTGATCAGCCTCTTCTATCAGTGAGGAGAATCTCATCAACAGTGGCCtctgaaaaggaaaataaaaggaaaCCTCATAAGGCAGTACCCAAAAGACCTCCTCTTCCGTTTTACAAATCAGATTTAAAATCAGGTCCAGTGAGCAACCCTGGAACTGTTCCTTTTGTGTGGGAGAAAATTCCTGGAAAGCCTAAGAATGAAAGCAGACTACAAACACAGGCTGTTGAACAGGCTTCTGTTGCTCCAAAGCTTCCACCTGGGAGGGTTTTGAAAGCCGATCAGCAAGATTCTGATAAAGTTCCTAAAGTTACATCAGTTACACAATCTAGCACAGAAAGCAGTGTTTCAGATCCTGAGCATGCTGCATCTTTGGATAATCAAGTGACAAAACATGAAAGCCCCAAAGAAGTAATTGAGAAGGCAAGTTCTGGTTCAGACAATGAGGATGAGACCTATCTAGATGCTCTTGATACACTTTCCAGAACTgaatcattcttcatgagttgTAGTGTGAGTGGTTTGAGTGAATGGGATGATCATGAGGTCCAACCATCTGGAAGTTTTCCAACAGATCAACAGGCGCGTGATTTCATTATTGATAGGTTCTTGCCTGCTGCAAAGGCAATGGCTTCTGAAACACCTTCACTTCAACACCACTCTAGGAAGCCACTTGTTGCACTAGAACAACCAAAACTGATAAGAAAAGTAGTAACTGGAGCAACTTCCCGCCCCCTAAATGAGAAATGGCAAAAGGTTTTGCCACATTATGTTCAAGATACTGGTAGGGAAGGAAGTGAAGATGAAAGTGACGATAATGATGGATATGAAAACTATGCACCCAAAGTTTGTGGACTATTTCCTCGGTTCTGCCTTTTGAATCCAGTTCCAGGATTAAAAATGGAAGGTAGGATTCCAAGTTCTACAAGTCATGGAGTGCAGAATAAATCAATTGCTTCTCACAGAAGAACTGCAAAAGAG CATGGTAGAACTGCTAATAATGTGAAAATGTCACTAAACTCTCAATCCGGCTTtacaaaagagaagaaagatttCGGTACAGCAGAAAAATCTGAGCATGGTATTGATCCACCTCGCCGAGGTTGCAGCAAATCATTAACCTCTGAGAGCTCTCAATTTGAGTCAAGCAGTGAAAGCCCTGTTGTTGAGAAAACTCTATATGTAGATTCTGTACATGAGGTCAAATCTTCAAATGCATGTTCTTCGGCCACCAATCACAGAGGGGATGATTTTGATACTTCAAGGAAAGACACTGATCTTGATAAAAATCTTTGTATAGATTATTCAATTGAGGAAAGCAAACACTTGGGTATTGTGGATGAAAAGACTGTCTTACAAGCTAAAAGTTCAGCTTCTCTTGATTCATCTCTCCTGGTTGATGCTGATAATGCAAATGATGATCTGCAAATGGAACTGAAAAATCATCCCAATAAAATATGCCCAGAAGAGCAAGAATTGACAAAGCCTAATTACCAAGGGAATAATTTAGATCATGCTTTGGTTGCACTTTCAAGTCCAGCAATGGTTGAATCCAGGAAAAGAGAGTCTGAAAGCAAAGTTTTTAGCATTAAGGAAGGTTCTAATGCTCCTGTTTCATGGAGAAACAAGAAGTTTACTAGTGATTTGAAATTTGATTCAAAGGGCCTGTCAGCTAccaaagtgtttgatgaagaaTGCACTCTTAGATCTAGTGAGGATCCTAGTACTTTGACTTGCTCAAAGGTGGTAGGTGAcacaaaattgtatataaagttgGGCCATGGAGAGACTTTAAATGCAAGCTCTACGAAGCATCCTCTTGCACTTCCTTCACCAAAAGCTCCTTCAGAGTCTTGGCTTAAGCGCACTTTGCCAACAGTTTCCTCTAAGAACATATTTTTACGGTCTAAACTTGCTACCCACTTACCTGCACCAGCTCAAACTCCCAGCACAGCATTACCGGATCCTAAGTGGGAAAGAATTGTTAAATCTTCTAAGGCTAATCATGGGCATCTTCAGTTTGCTGAG GAACTACTTCCAACCATTCCTGAAGCATGA
- the LOC108322091 gene encoding uncharacterized protein LOC108322091 isoform X2 translates to MILKNLMEEKQLDFDQPLLSVRRISSTVASEKENKRKPHKAVPKRPPLPFYKSDLKSGPVSNPGTVPFVWEKIPGKPKNESRLQTQAVEQASVAPKLPPGRVLKADQQDSDKVPKVTSVTQSSTESSVSDPEHAASLDNQVTKHESPKEVIEKASSGSDNEDETYLDALDTLSRTESFFMSCSVSGLSEWDDHEVQPSGSFPTDQQARDFIIDRFLPAAKAMASETPSLQHHSRKPLVALEQPKLIRKVVTGATSRPLNEKWQKVLPHYVQDTGREGSEDESDDNDGYENYAPKVCGLFPRFCLLNPVPGLKMEGRIPSSTSHGVQNKSIASHRRTAKEHGRTANNVKMSLNSQSGFTKEKKDFGTAEKSEHGIDPPRRGCSKSLTSESSQFESSSESPVVEKTLYVDSVHEVKSSNACSSATNHRGDDFDTSRKDTDLDKNLCIDYSIEESKHLGIVDEKTVLQAKSSASLDSSLLVDADNANDDLQMELKNHPNKICPEEQELTKPNYQGNNLDHALVALSSPAMVESRKRESESKVFSIKEGSNAPVSWRNKKFTSDLKFDSKGLSATKVFDEECTLRSSEDPSTLTCSKVVGDTKLYIKLGHGETLNASSTKHPLALPSPKAPSESWLKRTLPTVSSKNIFLRSKLATHLPAPAQTPSTALPDPKWERIVKSSKANHGHLQFAEELLPTIPEA, encoded by the exons ATGATTCTAAAGAATCTGATGGAAGAAAAGCAGTTAGATTTTGATCAGCCTCTTCTATCAGTGAGGAGAATCTCATCAACAGTGGCCtctgaaaaggaaaataaaaggaaaCCTCATAAGGCAGTACCCAAAAGACCTCCTCTTCCGTTTTACAAATCAGATTTAAAATCAGGTCCAGTGAGCAACCCTGGAACTGTTCCTTTTGTGTGGGAGAAAATTCCTGGAAAGCCTAAGAATGAAAGCAGACTACAAACACAGGCTGTTGAACAGGCTTCTGTTGCTCCAAAGCTTCCACCTGGGAGGGTTTTGAAAGCCGATCAGCAAGATTCTGATAAAGTTCCTAAAGTTACATCAGTTACACAATCTAGCACAGAAAGCAGTGTTTCAGATCCTGAGCATGCTGCATCTTTGGATAATCAAGTGACAAAACATGAAAGCCCCAAAGAAGTAATTGAGAAGGCAAGTTCTGGTTCAGACAATGAGGATGAGACCTATCTAGATGCTCTTGATACACTTTCCAGAACTgaatcattcttcatgagttgTAGTGTGAGTGGTTTGAGTGAATGGGATGATCATGAGGTCCAACCATCTGGAAGTTTTCCAACAGATCAACAGGCGCGTGATTTCATTATTGATAGGTTCTTGCCTGCTGCAAAGGCAATGGCTTCTGAAACACCTTCACTTCAACACCACTCTAGGAAGCCACTTGTTGCACTAGAACAACCAAAACTGATAAGAAAAGTAGTAACTGGAGCAACTTCCCGCCCCCTAAATGAGAAATGGCAAAAGGTTTTGCCACATTATGTTCAAGATACTGGTAGGGAAGGAAGTGAAGATGAAAGTGACGATAATGATGGATATGAAAACTATGCACCCAAAGTTTGTGGACTATTTCCTCGGTTCTGCCTTTTGAATCCAGTTCCAGGATTAAAAATGGAAGGTAGGATTCCAAGTTCTACAAGTCATGGAGTGCAGAATAAATCAATTGCTTCTCACAGAAGAACTGCAAAAGAG CATGGTAGAACTGCTAATAATGTGAAAATGTCACTAAACTCTCAATCCGGCTTtacaaaagagaagaaagatttCGGTACAGCAGAAAAATCTGAGCATGGTATTGATCCACCTCGCCGAGGTTGCAGCAAATCATTAACCTCTGAGAGCTCTCAATTTGAGTCAAGCAGTGAAAGCCCTGTTGTTGAGAAAACTCTATATGTAGATTCTGTACATGAGGTCAAATCTTCAAATGCATGTTCTTCGGCCACCAATCACAGAGGGGATGATTTTGATACTTCAAGGAAAGACACTGATCTTGATAAAAATCTTTGTATAGATTATTCAATTGAGGAAAGCAAACACTTGGGTATTGTGGATGAAAAGACTGTCTTACAAGCTAAAAGTTCAGCTTCTCTTGATTCATCTCTCCTGGTTGATGCTGATAATGCAAATGATGATCTGCAAATGGAACTGAAAAATCATCCCAATAAAATATGCCCAGAAGAGCAAGAATTGACAAAGCCTAATTACCAAGGGAATAATTTAGATCATGCTTTGGTTGCACTTTCAAGTCCAGCAATGGTTGAATCCAGGAAAAGAGAGTCTGAAAGCAAAGTTTTTAGCATTAAGGAAGGTTCTAATGCTCCTGTTTCATGGAGAAACAAGAAGTTTACTAGTGATTTGAAATTTGATTCAAAGGGCCTGTCAGCTAccaaagtgtttgatgaagaaTGCACTCTTAGATCTAGTGAGGATCCTAGTACTTTGACTTGCTCAAAGGTGGTAGGTGAcacaaaattgtatataaagttgGGCCATGGAGAGACTTTAAATGCAAGCTCTACGAAGCATCCTCTTGCACTTCCTTCACCAAAAGCTCCTTCAGAGTCTTGGCTTAAGCGCACTTTGCCAACAGTTTCCTCTAAGAACATATTTTTACGGTCTAAACTTGCTACCCACTTACCTGCACCAGCTCAAACTCCCAGCACAGCATTACCGGATCCTAAGTGGGAAAGAATTGTTAAATCTTCTAAGGCTAATCATGGGCATCTTCAGTTTGCTGAG GAACTACTTCCAACCATTCCTGAAGCATGA